Genomic DNA from Brassica rapa cultivar Chiifu-401-42 chromosome A04, CAAS_Brap_v3.01, whole genome shotgun sequence:
GGATAATCAAAGTATTGTGTAGAGTTGTTGTTCGAGTTTTTAGTAGAAGGTCTAAAGTTGTAGTtgttaaagtatgtgtagtactAGAGAGAATCTACTATAAGTATGTGTGTTTGAGATTAACAGGAACTAGAAGCAATGTAGACGATTAAAGAAAAGTGTGTTCTCTCTTATCTCTAAGGTGGACAAGGTAAAAATCAAACAAAGGAAGATTGAATGAGTGAAGATTGTGTTTAACGtgtaaacaaaagaagaaaaatatagagTATCTATGATGATACAAAACACGGAGGAGACAACCGGAAGTGAAGAAACAAAGAGAAGCTGAGAAAACAAAGTACAAGTGAGACAAAAAGATTAAGAGGAAGTTCAACAGCTGGAGACGAACTATTAGCACCAGCCAAACTACGCAACCCTATGAAGATCGCACGGAGAACTGCcggagagaaagaaaaaaaggataGTCTGAAGTGTAGACGTTCTTATGGCACATTTCTATTTAAAATACgtattattaaaaagaaaaatttcaaGACAATTTGAAGGTGAACCAACAGATTACGTTGTTTCACaaaaagaacaagaacaaaacaaaaacaaacggTTGATGTAAAATAAAACGGTCGCCGTACAAGTACAATACAATAACTTAAAAACTTATAATTAACAGTCAACGAATATAATAATCTTATGACCAAGTCCAATCGTAAAAGTTGGGGTCTTATATGTGACTCATTCCCAAGCTCAACATAAACAGTATTTGAACACAATCAGACAATCATACCTTTACTGACTATTGTTATGATTCAAAGTTCAAACTAATGATTATTCAACTCATGGCAATTTGCTTATAATGATGGTATATATACGTGATTGCGTTTGAAAAGTATATGCAAAACCCATCGAATTGTCTACAGTAGTAGATAGATTTCGTGAACGAGCGAGGGAATAGCTAACGTATATATGTGCAAATAAATGCTATGTAATTTAGTTATGCTTGTTGAGATAAATTACTATTAGATAGATTTGGGATAGTGGAGGAACTTTGAGATcatttatttttggttattgGGATTCCGGGCTAGCTCTTTTGACGGTCTTCGGGCTTGTTAAGGGTGATTGTTGGCGCCATGAGTGTCCCTGCTTGAATTGAATAAGTGgctttttgctttttttttttttttttttttttgaaacacttttcCAGGGTACGAGAGTAAGTGGCTTTTTGCTATTTTGTGGTTTTAGAGGCTCTCTGGTTCATGGAATTGGCTTCTGCACAAAGTACTGTTTTATTTGCATTAAcaataattcaatttttttcttctatccGACTTCAGATTTTGTTTCTGAACTCTTCTCCATTCATCAGACTACAAAACCATAAATATCGTTTTATGGGGATATTGTTATTTTTCCAACGAAtacaatttataaaagaaaaatctatATGTTATTAACATTATTAGTGATAAAATATTCTCTTGAGTATCTCATAAACATAGTTTTATTATAAACTAAACTAATTTGATGATTAACTTTCAAATAATAAAAGCCTAAAACTAATCACAAAGtgaaaattttacaaaagtatctcatgatttttgtaaaatttgttaatttgtttctcttcatctttttctgtttttttctttttatgtttttaaattaaatattttttttagaaactgCAAGTAATAGTTGTAACAACCAACAATAGCTACACCCGCCTAGGGACCACTCCAGAAGTAAGCTGCGATTAACCAGCTCACACCACCCCACTGTCCCTTTGCTTCTTAAGAGCATTTCCaatgtataattttattttttcctccaaaatggagtaaaagtgaaaatggagtaaaattgcttcaaccctactccattttctactccaTAATGAAGTGacgaacaaacaaaaaatagattactctatttatggagtaaatttcattatggagtgagatatggagttggGTTGAAGTATTCCTTATTCCATATTcatttttactccattttaaagaaaaaatggagtagggatggAGATGCGCTAAGCTGCTAGCTCGATATACTCgtacaaaacaaaagaatttcGCTGTTAAGGAGACTtgttagtatttttaaattagaagACCTCGTGTGAATTGTGATAACTAATTTCACAACAGTCATCAAATGGAAGCCAAGAAAGgaagaaagaaacaaaccaAGAAGACTCCTCCGAGTCCTCAATGGTCACTTGCTAAGAAGCTGCGCTGTGACCAGCCCAAAAATTAAATCCTCCAATCAAACTGCAATCGTAGCCTCTAAAGGGCCCCAGAAACGGTCctataatttgttttcattcattATTTAGTGAACATGAGTTGAAAAAAAGTAGAGAATCATCAATCAACACTTCTTTAACACAGATACGTTACCTAGTAGAAACACCACATGTCCAGATTGTTGTTTATTTCCTTTCCTTTTAGACGTGTTTTTGTATTAACTTTAAATGTCTGTTTTACCCTCACAAATTAAAACAACAAAACTGCTTACTTCATATTCTTCTAGTTTTGGGGGCGGTGAATTACTGGCTTGTCCTTATAGATTATCTTTTGGGGTTTGCTGTCGTTCCTTGAATTTTATGAACAGAGACCTTTTCTTAATCCACTAGGCATAATTTGTTtctataaactaaaaataaattgtttgaAAATTGAATGATTCAGTCTTTTACACAGTTTATGTATTGCCTTCGGATGGAAGTTCCACTATTGTAAAGTGGATGTTTTTGATAAAAGCAATTTGCTTTTGACTAGGTTTTTAATGTTGCTTTTATAAATGTTAATTTCGGTAAAAGTAAAGAaatgatataaaaaattaatattagatTTATATCCCACAATTTTACACTAAAAATGATCTCAAATATTCGTCATTACATAAAATagctttataaaataaaatcaccaaaataaaaaaaagtattttcaaacaaaaaataaaatcaaaagaagtataattatttttcttcatttttttaaaagatctgGTCAACAAGAGTAGGATTCTATTTGAGCTTAGTTATGTTTCCTCAGAATAATATCCTTATTGTGGAAAGTTAAAGGACATATACGTCATTTTGAGAGTCAATGGAATAGACTAAAGAGAATTGCTCGATAAACACGGACTCGATTATCAATTATTCAACAATTCACACCGTTCTTTCTCCCTTATATTTAAAcctcttctcctctctctctctctccccttaAAAAAACAGAACAGCAAAGAAGACAAAACAAGAGAGACAGATCAATCTTCTTCAACGTAAACATTCTCAACAGAAGAACCATGTCGTGTGGTTCCATCGCCGTCTGTAATTCTCCGGTGTCATCTCTTTTCTACAACAACAAAGCTTCTATCCTCTCTTCGCCGCATGAAACCGTCTCTCTCACTGCTTCTTCCCCTAAATCTCCGTTTCGTCTTCGTTTCAAGAAACCACCGACCGGACTCGCTCCTGCGCCGTTAGTCCTCGGGTCGGACTCTGTTTCCACGCAGTCTCCTCCCGGAGGAGTTTTAAAGAGGAAACGGCCCACGAGGCTCGATATACCGGTCACCACCGCGTCGGAGATCGCGGTTACAACGCCCAGGAAGGAGAGCAGAGAGGTGGAGAGGGAAGGAGACGGTTACTCTGTTTATTGCAAGAGAGGAAGGAGAGAAGCTATGGAGGATCGCTTCTCCGCTATAACCAATCTCGAAGGAGATCGCAAACACGCCATATTCGGAGTTTACGATGGTCACGGAGGAGTCAACGCGTCTGAGTTTGCGGCCAAGAACTTAGACAAGAACGTTTTAAAAGAAGTGGTTGGTTGTAATAAGTCTGACGTGGCAGACGCGGTGAAACGCGGTTACTTGACCACAGACGCAGCGTTTCTCAAGGGGAAAGACGTTAAAGGCGGTTCTTGCTGCGTCACGGCTATGTTCAGAGACGGGAACCTCGTGGTCGCCAATGCCGGTGACTGTCGCGCCGTCATGAGCGCGGGAGGCGTCGCGGAGGCTCTTTCTTCCGACCACCGTCCCTCTAGAGATGATGAGAGGACAAGAATTGAAACCACGGTGAGAATCTCAACTTTTTAGTCAAGTTTCTATTTTTAGTATAAGACGTTTGATATATATGGAAAGTAGGGTTTCTAAAAATAGATTAACTGTTTTTGCAGGGCGGCTATGTTGATACGTTTCGTGGTGTTTGGAGGATACAAGGATCTTTGGCTGTGTCGAGAGGGATAGGTGATGCTCAATTCAAGAAATGGGTGATAGCAGAACCAGAGACGAAGACGTTAAGAATCGATGAGGAGCACGAGTTCTTGATCCTGGCATCGGATGGTCTATGGGACAAAGTGAGTAACCAAGAAGCAGTAGACATTGCTCGTCCCTTCTGCTTAGGAGATGAGAAGAAGACATTGTTGTTAGCGTGTAAGAAGCTTGTCGATCTCTCCGTTTCACGAGGATCATCGGATGATATTAGTGTGATGTTGATCCCTTTGCGCCAGTTcatctagagagagagatatagaATTTTAGAGGATTTTCTTTAGAAATTGAAGGGTGTCTTGTGATTTTTGCTTTATTTATAACTTGGActaatcatttatttattctttCTAACTTAGCGAAAAGCTTAGCTCAGTGTGGCCTATGTACTTGTATGATGCATTGGTCCAGTTAATCTAATTATCAGTTCATTATTATTATGTGCCCTAAGTGTATAATATATGTAGATGTAATCTAATTTCAAGAATGAAGAGGGCCAAGAGGCCATTCAGTTTAAAAATTCTTGCAAATTCACCAACATTGGGCCAAACAGAAAACCAAATAACTGAAATCAGTTATTTGCGCACATGAAGTTTAGTTTTGATCAGCGGGGCATGACGTTTAAGATTAAAAACTGCAATGCAAGTTTCGTTTGGAAGCCGATAGCATGTACATTATCAAAGAACACGTTGATTTCGCTAAAAGATCTTAAATAGCAGTTGATTTTTATCATTCTTTTCAAACAATGATGCATTTATTGTATAAAGGTTTTgatatgaataaatttaacattcattaaaaaaaaaatggtttagtTTTGATCAtcaactagattctgacccgcgctttcaaagcgcgggtttgtttcctttgtcaaaattattttttctaacgaatgtatttcaaaataaaatatgtatcaaCTGTTTTAACggttttttttaagatttgtaTTTTTTAGGTTTATCGGTTGTAAGGATTGAAACAAacatatacacacacatatatactgAACACATATACACTGAACATATACAGACAAAGATAGGCACATACATATACACATACTCATACTACACACACATAtttatagtgtgaacacataCACGCATATATACATAACATATATAGACACCTATATAGAGAATTGATTGCACATACCATCAGAACTCTTTTTGTAGAGAGTTTCCTCGAGGAGGATGACACCCTAAGGCAAGGTAGAGCATCAGGAGCGGCGAAGATAAGCTCACGGAGAGCACGTCTGTTGGATTCAATGTTGTGATTTACCCACAATGTTGATATTTGAAGCATTGATTGACGAACACCATTATTTCTTTACTTTAAACTGTTTGAGCAATGTCATTATCTTGTCGGGCATAAACCTGCACATGATCACATATGATACACTTAGTTTATGGAAAACCAAAAACATATGAAACACAAAAAGATACaaagtttaaaaacaaaagGAAGGGAGGCGAGGAGGAGCCTTAGGAATGTTGACTATGGACTTATGAGATGAAACAACCTTATATAATTAATTGGAAGAAGACGTGTCGTTGAGATTGTTACATAATTTTAGGCAATATAGTTACTTTTATTTTGGAAActaaagtaaatttcaaaagatATTCTGTTTAGTTAATTAACGATAAActttaataacaataaaatatcataagCAAAATAAGGAAATGAGAGTATATCGAGTATTTAATATAGGATAATATATCGGGTATTTAATATAGCAGAGTATCTAATGGTACTTAATTTTCGAATTTTGTTTTGGAAActaaagtaaatttcaaaagatATTTTGTTTAGTAGGTAagattttaatagtatagatcttTCAGGTTTGGTATATACTGATTCGATTATAGAATATTCTGGTTTATTTTCCTAAACTAAGTATATTAttaaagatttatttattagttttccAAATTTGTCTCAATGCGAgtctagattttgacccgcgctttcaaagcgcggtatcgtttctttttaaaatttcatttaaattaataaatatttgtctaatccatattttaatagatttttttatttgtttatagtcaatttttataatattgtcttctttatttttttaatcattattaaaattaaaatgtttgtcCTATATTATCCTACGTAGATCATGTTGGTTTGTTCGAAGGTGTGGGTTTGAATAGGAAACCGGTGTTACCTATTTATAATATTGATCGGATTCAAAGCAAGATGTTAGGTTTTAGGAGAAATTTGGGGAGAAAGTTGGGGGATCTTATCTTTAAAATCGAATCtttctatattttaagattAGTTTTTGTAAAATTCAGTTACCATGTCAAacaattaaaacatttttttgtgtgttcCTCAAGTTGGGGAATgttctttttatttgatttgattccgtAAATCTCTGAGTACGAAATGAGATTTAAAACGACTTAATGGGCTTAAAAACGAAAATGTAAGTAGCAAATTGGTTAAGtttttcattttcgaaaaatatttaaaacaattgaaaaaggaaattgaatgttttgtaattaataggAAAATTCAGGGGCATATTCATAAGAagtattctgctttaatagtatagattgtatTTGTATCTCAACCAGGTCCGGCCCTAAAACTTGTGAAAACATTTGGGCCGGAAGGTTTAAAAATTTGGgctgaaataattttaagaaaaagaaagaaaaaagagtgTAGTTGCTTAAGTTAATTTccatgtaaatttttttaaaaaaacttacatattatatttgtttgtcGGTtgaactaataatttttttcggAAAACAAAAGctgatattttatttagttttaagaAGGCCGGAAGCTAGTGCTTTCCCGCTTCCTCCTAAGGCCGGTACTGATCTCAACTTGGTTTCATGTAGAAGCTAgaaagatatttttgttttgtctagCTGTAACAGTCTTGTTAGATATTTCATTTATTCATAGTTTTCTACTTTCAATGTTGTTAGGACACTGAAACTACTACAAATCACCTATGTAGTCATATTTATAGCAGACATATCCTAACAATGTTGTTGAATGTTAACATGGATAAAAGTCCCTTAATTTCCAATGCATTTTCATATCAAGAAGAGTGAGTTTACAATTGGTTTGTATCGGATCTTATCGTCTGAGAGAAATTATGAGACAAATCAATTATGGATTACAAGTTGGAACAACCCTTAGAAGATTAAACATAGAGAAACAGTCTAGAGAAAGAAGTAACACACTACGAGTTCAAATTTTTCATTATGAAAGGTCTAGAGCCGCTCTAAGAATTTGAAAGCTTGAAGCAAAAAATGTATATAGCCATGGGAGTTGAGCTGGGACTCCCAAACCATAATACCCATTGTATAGACCATCACAACTAGACTACACAAATATTTCACTCCTTCTGTTTTCTTTTACATGACGCTGTAGAAATTTCACACAAATTAAGGCATCTAGTAAATTATCCTTTTTAGTCTTCATTAATTAACTATCTTGTGTCGTAAATCACATTGAATATATGGTAAATGGAGTCTTTTGTCATTATAATTTGCATTGATTTCTGCAAAGAGTCAAGTATATGGAAACAAACAAATTGTTCTAAAACGTCATGTAAATAAAAACGAAGGGAGTAATACTCAACGGCCTTATAATTTTATTCGAAATAGGATTTTATCTTTAAGAAAGACTGTTGGTAATAGACATGAGAAGGCCATGAAAATATGGTTTGGAAGTAGATGATCCTAgcatta
This window encodes:
- the LOC103865003 gene encoding probable protein phosphatase 2C 25, with translation MSCGSIAVCNSPVSSLFYNNKASILSSPHETVSLTASSPKSPFRLRFKKPPTGLAPAPLVLGSDSVSTQSPPGGVLKRKRPTRLDIPVTTASEIAVTTPRKESREVEREGDGYSVYCKRGRREAMEDRFSAITNLEGDRKHAIFGVYDGHGGVNASEFAAKNLDKNVLKEVVGCNKSDVADAVKRGYLTTDAAFLKGKDVKGGSCCVTAMFRDGNLVVANAGDCRAVMSAGGVAEALSSDHRPSRDDERTRIETTGGYVDTFRGVWRIQGSLAVSRGIGDAQFKKWVIAEPETKTLRIDEEHEFLILASDGLWDKVSNQEAVDIARPFCLGDEKKTLLLACKKLVDLSVSRGSSDDISVMLIPLRQFI